In one Dermacentor variabilis isolate Ectoservices chromosome 4, ASM5094787v1, whole genome shotgun sequence genomic region, the following are encoded:
- the LOC142579089 gene encoding mitochondrial import inner membrane translocase subunit Tim8 A-like — MNSEEELKSFIEGETQRQRYQYLVHDLTEKCWDVCIEKPGARMDAKTENCIQNCVNRFIDTTNLIVDRLGKTSMDSELVQ; from the coding sequence ATGAACTCCGAAGAAGAGCTCAAAAGTTTTATTGAAGGCGAGACCCAAAGGCAACGGTACCAGTACCTCGTGCACGATCTCACGGAAAAGTGCTGGGATGTTTGCATTGAAAAACCAGGCGCCAGGATGGACGCGAAGACAGAGAACTGCATTCAGAACTGCGTCAACAGGTTCATCGACACAACGAACCTCATTGTCGACCGTCTAGGAAAAACATCCATGGACTCGGAGCTCGTACAGTGA